From Magnolia sinica isolate HGM2019 chromosome 13, MsV1, whole genome shotgun sequence, one genomic window encodes:
- the LOC131224156 gene encoding uncharacterized protein LOC131224156, whose amino-acid sequence MNKRLKEGTYKGKKFNAICHFFGYQARGSLPLKFDCEYAYVLGHICYHILAAGLNGYMATVTNLKNPVNKWRCGAAPIIVCSLFYLIRSKCSLVLIPTRKCQRLFPAAKMEKLEVSYKNEISLPFTSTGKKGSSVLPSNSSWCFLIKRKFLSLIYKCRFYQRKRLLYGSFISQIIMP is encoded by the exons atgaaCAAGAGATTG AAAGAAGGAACTTACAAAGGAAAGAAATTCAATGCTATCTGCCACTTCTTTGGCTATCAGGCCCGGGGTTCTTTACCATTGAAGTTTGACTGTGAATATGCCTAT GTTCTTGGGCACATCTGCTATCACATTCTAGCTGCCGGTTTGAATGGATACATGGCAACTGTGACCAACCTGAAAAATCCCGTGAACAAGTGGCGATGTGGTGCTGCTCCAATTATAGTATGTTCTCTGTTCTATTTAATTAGATCAAAATGCTCGTTAGTTCTGATTCCTACAAGGAAATGTCAGAGATTGTTCCCAGCAGCAAAAATGGAGAAATTGGAAGTTTCATACAAAAATGAAATCAGCTTACCTTTTACCTCAACAGGAAAAAAGGGATCTTCAGTGCTGCCTTCTAATTCTTCGTGGTGTTTtctcataaaaagaaaatttctttctttaattTACAA GTGTAGATTCTACCAAAGAAAGCGGCTGCTTTACGGGTCATTTATATCTCAAATTATCATGCCTTAA
- the LOC131223188 gene encoding uncharacterized protein At2g34160-like has translation MEEITEGVNNMNLVAGPDSHKKNRIQVSNTKKPLFFYVNLAKRYMQQHEEVELSALGMAIATVVTIAEILKNNGLAVEKKIMTSTVDMKDESRGRPIQKAKIEILLGKTEKFDELMDAAAEEREAADTEEQS, from the exons ATGGAAGAGATAACAGAGGGCGTGAATAACATGAACTTGGTTGCTGGCCCGGATTCTCACAAGAAGAATCGGATTCAGGTCTCCAACACCAAGAAACCCCTCTTCTTCTACGTCAATCTTGCCAAG AGGTATATGCAGCAGCACGAAGAAGTGGAGCTTTCCGCTCTTGGAATgg CGATTGCCACTGTTGTTACCATAGCAGAGATTCTGAAGAACAATGGGTTAGCTGTTGAGAAGA AGATCATGACATCGACGGTTGATATGAAGGATGAATCAAGAGGGCGGCCCATTCAGAAAGCAAAG ATTGAGATATTGCTGGGGAAGACGGAGAAGTTTGACGAGTTGATGGATGCTGCGGCGGAGGAGAGAGAGGCGGCAGACACAGAGGAGCAGAGTTGA